The following DNA comes from Enterocloster bolteae.
TGAGCCACGCTGATTTTAACTGCTGTCTTAACCTCTGTCATATAACTTACCTCGATTCTGCCGCAGAAGGGCATATAATTATGGGCGTATGCATATCTTCAGCCGGAGAATATTGCACCCGTCCCTGTACTGGTACTCAACGCTGTCCGCAAACTGCCTCACCATATAGATTCCCAATCCCCCCACAGGGCGTTCCTCCAGGGGAAGCTGTAAATCCGGCGCCTCCCGGTCAAGAGGATTAAAGGAAATACCTTTGTCCTCCACCTCTAACACCAGCTCCCCACCCTCCAGTCCGCAGTATACCCGCACCGGTCCGGGCTCTCCCCCATAGGCGTAGCTGGCAATATTAGTGAACAGCTCTTCCAGGGCGATTTCCAGATGAAGCGCTGTTTTCTTTGGACAGTTTACTTCTTCCAGATACTCACGGAGCGCCTCCAGCACCCCATCCATATATTCCATTCCGGCCGGCACCTGCTTCTCCAGCATTTATCTCTCATTCCCTTCTTTCCGGCATAATGCCCTGACACACAGCATGGTAATGTCATCCGTCTGCACAGCCCCTTTTTTAACCGAGAAATCCTTCACTGCCATGGATATGCGGCTGATAATCCCTTTTGGGTCCTCCTCCGGAGCGCAGCGGTCCAGCACCGCCTTCAGGCGCTGTTCCCCAAACATTTCTTCTTCGGGATTTTCAGCTTCCGTAACCCCGTCTGTATAAAGAAAAATGGTTCCCTGTTTTCCCAGCTCCATTTTTTGTTCCCTGTACTTCATATCCTCCCACAGGCCCAGTACAAAGTCCGAATGGCAGGCCGCCTGGTGAAACGGTCCCTGCTCCGAAGATACATATGGATGGTTATGTCCGGCATTTACAAAGGTGAGAATACCTTGCTCCGTGTCCAGCATTCCAATGAAAGCAGTGACAAACATTTCCTCCGGGTTATCTTCACAGAGCCGGTTGTTTACCCGGAATGCCAGCTCCTCCAAAGGCATATCCAGCATAGCGTAGTTTTTAATATGTGTTTTAGCCATGGTCATAAATAGGGCAGCAGGGACTCCTTTGCCCGACACGTCCGCTATGACAATACAGGCTTTCCCGGGAGCAGCCGGGAATATGTCATAAAAGTCACCGCCCACCTCCTTGGCGGGTTCCATTAAAGCCCAGGCCCGAAGACCCAGCTGTTCTTCCAGCCCCCCAAAGTCTCTGCGAAGAAGTCCAGTCTGTATCCTGGCGGCAATATCCAGCTCAGAGTGGAGGCGAGCCTGCTCCCGGACAAGACTGGTGGTCTTTTTGTAGACCACATTCAGCAGTTCTCCATACAGCCTGCGGTTACTTCCGGCCGCCTCCTCAAACTGGACTCTGGAAAGGCGGGCCGCCCGGACCCGGGTGATTGCCCGCACCGTGGCGCCTCTGGGCTCGTCCCGTATTAAGGCCATTTCCCCTACAATACTACCCGGCCCCATAAGAGTGTTAATCTCCTCTCCATGGCAATCTAACACCTGGGCGCTGCCCTCCATAAGGATGTACATTCCATCCTCCCCCGCCTGCCCCCAGGTCACTATATCCCGGCCCGGGGGGAAGTCAAGCTCCTCCATGGCGGAGAGCAGGAGGCAGCTTCCCTCCGGCAGTTTTCCCTTCTCATCTGCGGGAAACAGTTCCCTCACTTCCTTCAGGGCCAGCAATCTGTCTATATCCATCTTCTGCACTCCCTTCAGCAATACTAGCCCGAGGGCCGGAGATAATACCGCCCGTAACCTTGTCCTGCCTCATATATCACGCTGCAGTCTCCCACAGATGTAATTGCGGCTCTGGATATGTTCCAGCTATTGTCCCCCTGCCAGCTGCTGTATACAGCTTCCTCCAGCTGGTCGGGGGTGGAGCTGACAGTGGTCAGCATGGCCTTAAAGACTTCATAATCCAGCGCCTCTCCAAGGGATTGTGTCTCGCTGTTTCTGTCCAGTAGAATAAAGATATCCAGTCTGTAGCCTCCGGTTGTACTATCCTTATAAAGGCCCATGTACCTTGCGTCATCCTTGGCAGACTTGACAGCTGACTTATACTCAATTGCCGTACTGTCAATCAACAGCTTCCTTTTCCCGCCGGAATCCGCACTTATCTTCCCTGCGGCTCCATTGAGGGCGGCTTGTGCGCCGCCCCATCCGTCTCCCAGGCTGATGCTGTTCTGGAATCCGGCCGGCAGAGGGAATTCCTGCCCCAGAAGCTCCCTCTTTGCCTCATACCAAGCCCCGTCTGCGTCTACCCTGAAACCATCCGGGGTTATCTCGTTCATGGCGCAGTGGCCGTCCTCATAGAGGTAGTAATGTTTTCCCCCCACCTCAATCCATCCGGTGCACATGGTTCCTCCTTCATCATAATAATACCAGCGTCCATCCTGCTCCTGCCGCCAATCCCCGGAAGTTCCCGGCGCAGCCATGGAAGTGACTGCGGCGGCGGCCGTCAGCAGCACTGTAAGGCAGAAACCTGCCGTCAACTTTCCTGCTTTCATCCTATTACCTCCTCTGATGGTTATTGCCCGCTCCAGTTCCTACTTGGCCGGCTTTTTATTATCCTGACGGTGGCTGCCTATGCCGCTCTCCTTCTGGAAGGACCGGCTGCTTTCTTTGTGGAAGGGGCTTAAATCATGCCTTTCCCAGGAGCTCTGGGGTTTTGCAGCTGCCCCGGCTGCCTTGGCTTCCTTCTCTGAAAGTTCAAGCTCCACGAAAGTCACTTCTGTTTTGCCTTTGGCCCCGCCGGATTTCTCCGGCCCGGCCTTCTCCGCCTCAGCCTTCTCCGGCCCGCTCTTTTCCTTCTCAGCCTTCTCCGCCCCGGCCTTCTCCGCCTCAGCCTTCTCTGCCCCGGCCTTCTCCGCCCCGGCCTTCTCCGGCCCGCTCTTCTCTGCCTCAGCCTTCATATTCTTCACCGGCTCTTTTTTTACAAGCTCTTTCAGGTCATCCATCAGAAGCTGGCGCATTTCCCACTGGGCGCTGAAGCTCTCCGCATACTCCACGCCTTTAACTGCCGCCTTGGCACAGGCAGGATCTGTCTTTAACGCCTCCTCATAAGCAATACTGATTCCGATTCCCTTGGCATTGCTGCCTGCCAGTGAAACGGTTCCTGCCTTGGCTCCCGCTATGGCTTCCATGGCGGTGCGTCCTTCTGCCAATGTCTGCTTGGCCTTGTCACTCAGGCCGCTGGTATCAATGGGTATACTATCCATATAACGGAGCGTCATAGCGGCCTGCTCCTTAGCCCAGTACGGCTTTGTCTCATCAATGGTAGACAGATCCTGAGCCCTGAAATTCTTAACCATTTCCCTCCGGTCCAAATACTGTATCTCCGGGCCGTATTTTGCGTCCAGCTCGCCAATCCGCGCCAGAGCCTCCTCTTTTGTGGCAGGAGGAATATAATCCGGGTGCAGCAGTTCCGCCTGATTGAACTTTTTAATCTGAGGCGTGCGGTCTTCCCCGTTCATCTCCTTAAGCTGGTTCAGCCTTGCCTCCTCCATGGCCCGCTCCTGCAGCAGTTCCTGGGGAACTGGTGTGAGCCCTTCCTCCAGAACCTGAAGCCTCTTTTCCTTTTCCTGAATCTGTTCCGGAGACATTTCACCGCAGGGATGGCTGTTCAGCGTATCTTCACATTGTTCCAGATGTGCCTGAGCCCCCTTCTTAAACTCCTCCAGGGTGTCCCCAATCACTTTCTCCCTTTCCTCAGGTGTTTTCGCATCTAAAAGCCTGTTCACTGCCTCCAGCCTGTATTCATTCTTCTTCTGCCCCTGATCCAAAGAGGCGTTAAGCCTGTCCCTTCGGGCTTCCAGCTTCTCCTGGCTTAAATCCCTGGCAGTACGTATTTCATCAAGTTTGTAATACCCCGGCAAAAAGTCATTGTCGTAAGAATTTCCAAGTTTTTCCTTCTGCTCCGGCCCATAATCCGGTATAATCGGATCCATGACTTCCCGTATATCTACCTCCAGCAAATTGCCGTTATCCATAACAGCCTTCGTGGTGTCCAGCTTGCTTTTTGCCTTGTTAAATCTTTCCCGGGCTCCCTCATATACCTTTCTTCGCTCCAGTTCCCGGCTTATATTCCCGATCTCTTCATAGCTGGAAAAATTCTGTTTTTCAATGTCCCCAATCCTGCCTTCGATTCCCCGCAGCTTTTCCTCCTGTCTCTGTATCTGGGGCGTTACCGGTTTGGGGGACATCCCCAGATTCTCCATGAGATATTGTTTGGACTCTCTGGCCTCCAGTCTGGAAGCAATGCTGTTTGTAATCAGTCCAGTGCGTTCCTCCATCTGCCTGTCTTCCCGGTTTTTCCTGTCAACATTATCTGCTTTTGTCCGTATCTTTCCGGGCCCCCAGTCAAACAGGCGCCTGAATCCGCTGTGCTCACTGCGCTTTTCCATCTGGTCGTAGGCGTGAAGATCCGCCTCCAGCGTATGGGTGACAGCCTGCATCCTTCCCCTGGCTCCCAGCCCTAAGGTGACGGCGTCCACACGCTGTCCGTCCATAATGGCGCCCATGACCTCCGCCTTTATCATTTTGTTCTGTTCCCACTCCGAAAGATTGGCATATTTATTACCATAGCGCTCTCTGACTGACAGACCGTCCACATGGATTAAATCCAGGGCGTCAACCCCCATCTCATTCATTGTGGTAGCCGGAAGCCCGGAGCGGTAAAGGGTTGCCAGGGATGTGTCAAATGCTGCCGCCGCATTGGTTTTCATCTGATTGGTCAGATTTCCCGCTGCCAGCTGCCTGGACAATCCATATATATTGCCGTTCTCCGGCCCCAGAGAGAAATTTAACCGGTTCTCCCCTGTACGTCCGCCCTGCAACCGGTCCATGGAATTTCTGTAAAGATTTACAGCAAGATCCGCCGCCACATATTCGCCGTCCCCGGCCATCGGCGCCACGTTCCCCCGGTGCAGCCGCTCATTAAAGCCGTTGTTCCTCAACATATTGTCCGTATATGAAATTAAGCCGTTCATCATAGCCGTGCGCCTGGCCTCAAATTCCGCCCGCTTCCTTGAATCCGAACCGTACCGCTCCTGCGCATAACCGGGATTCTCCTTCAGCTTTACACTTAGTGCCTGCTCCCGGCGAAAGGCGCCTATAAGGCTCATAAAATCTTTTTCACTGCCGGTAAGCCCTCCCGGCTCCCTGGGGCCGGTGTCCGTGCCCTTGAGGCAGGACAGATCCAGGCTGGCGGGATTAAAGCTGTCATCCCTGTCATAGATATCATCCAGGCATTTTTTACGAAGCTGCGGATCTCCGCTGGTGTAGTCTCTAACGAAGTTGCGCACATATTCCTTCTGCTCTTTCTCCGATTTCTCCGGAGACAGGTTCATCATCTCCACGAAATCCCGGTGATCCAGTTTTTCCTCACCCTTGTAGTTTTTGAATTCCTCCACCGCGTAATCATTTATTCTGGTTCTTAACTCGCCCATCTGCGTCAGGGCCTGAATCAATTCAGGTGAAAACTGTACAATCTTAAATCCGTTGTTTGCTGCCATTTCTATTCCTCTCCTCTCATTCTCTCTTGTGCATCCTTCCACATCCTGTCTCCCACAGCTCCTGTCTCGGTAATGGTCACATCCGGCAAGGTTTCCATTTCCTCCCTGGACGCGGAGCTGGTGGGGGGAATGGAATTCTCTTTTATATCCTGCTTTATTCTTTCCATATCCTGTGGAAGGGCAGGAAGAGTCACCCCTTCATCCAGGCTGGGCTCCCGAGCCTCGTTTTCCGGCGGAGCCTTCCTTTCAACAGGAATCTGATAACCGGCCGCCTGTTCCTTAAACTCCTTTAAACTGAGTTTATAAACCCGGGCCATTGCCATATCCATGTAATAGTAAACTGCATCTGTCCGCTGAAAGCCTATGCAGGTTATCTCATCCTCCCCGGTCTGCCATGCCTGATACAGAGTCCATTCAGACAGGTGATACCCTTTTCCGGTGGAAAGCTCCGTACTCATGCTGTACCTCTCCGTTTCAAAATAAAGCATCCCGTTATAGAAGCTGGTAAACAAAAGATTCTTTGAATCACCATTCTTTATCACCAGTATGTTATCCCTGCCGTACCGGTCAGGATTGGTATAGGCATTCTCTTTATCTATTTTGTAAGTGCTGTTCTTGTTAAATCCCTTCTCTTCCCTGTATTCTTTCCGCTTCTCCACCTCGCTCAGCAGTTCCTGATCGGCAGATGTCTGTCCATAACCGGAAGCATTTAAATCATCCGTTTTTATGGTTATGTATTTACCATCCCCTGCATATATGCTTATAATCTCCTTCTCCAGATTATGGGCCATAGGATAGCTGTCTCCCGCCCGGCCGCCAAGGATGCAAAAGCTCAGATTTCCCTCATATTGCTCCCCCATCTGCATCTCCCACTGGGTAACTGCGGGAAAAAATACTGCCTCATTTGCGGTCTGGTCTTTGAAATAATCAATGCACAGGAGAATGGGGCCTATATTGATACCCATGGAATAATTTCCGCTCCTCCATACAGGTCCGGCTGTCACTCCTATTCCGGCTTTATTATCCAGGACATAGAACTGCTCTACAGCCGCCCCCTCCGCAAAGAGGGCCTTTCTGCGGATAACCGCCTGGATTTCATCCTCAATTTCTATCTCCTCGCTCTCACCTTTACTGTTGGTCTTTGTAATCGTATACGTTCTTGTCTCTGTCTTTAAAATATCCGATCTCTGGCCCACTTTGCCCACCAGAGGGCAGTACCCCTCCCCGGGGCTTAAGAAAAAGAATTTCATAAGGTTCTGCCCTGTCTTCAGTTCCCACACATCCGTGAAGATGGATTCCTCATCCGGTATAGCAAAAAGTTCGGCATATCCCTCATTTTCCTTGCTGTCTGCAGTAGAAATCCCTTTCTTTCCTTCCACAAAATTCCTGAATTTCTGATTTTTCCACTCCATCAGCCGATACAGAAAGGCGGGCGCCCAGTCATAGCCTGTGGACACATAATAGGGACCCCATTTCACCGGATATTTCTTCAGGGCGTCCTTCCAGTCCTCCTCAGGATCCCGTTCGCTGTTCCCTGAGTCTGCTATGGCCTTCCACTCCAGAACCCGTTGATTCCAGTTTAAATCCTCCTGGAGAAGATATTCTGTATTGGGAAAGGTACCTGCTCCAATAGGAGAGTATGCATACTGCAGTATATACTCCTCCTCACCTATCTCCACCTCCCTGGTGTAATCACCTTTATAAAGAGTAATGGGAACATAAAAACAATAGCGCCCGTTTGTGGTGACATTTGTAATATCCTTGCTGAAATAAGACGGATTCGTTCCCCCAACGCCAAAGATTGAATCTATGAGATAAAGAAAATCCTCCCCCTCATCCTCCGAGGTCCGGGAAAAAACAACCTTTCCCTCCCCGTCAAGAATGAATAAATTTCCGCCATCATACAGGCTGATTCTGAGCCGTCCCAGTTTATCCGCGGCGAGATGGCCGTAGAAGCTGTATTGTGAGTCTGTATCCGTCCCCGCTGCTCCGGGATCTACCTTGTTCTCATAGAGGGACTTGTATCTTTCTGTTTCATATTCGTATGAGGCCAGCGCATGTACCTCCTGCCCTGTGTTTATCTCTTTTGTGACATAATAATAATAAAATCTCCCCTCCAGCAGTCCCAGGACCTGAAACACTTTTATATCGGTATGGCTCAGTGAATGGTTTTCTGGGAAAAAAAATGCTCTTGGACCCGTAAGCTCCTGAAACCGCTGCTCCAGATACACAGACGCCTGCTCCCCCACTTCCTTTTCCACATCCGGCAGGCTGGCCGGCGTGCCGGTTGTCTCCACCGGCCTCTGGGGAGGGCTGGCGCTCTCAGGCACCAGCGTTTCCATGTAGAGATTCACTGATTGGTTTTTACACCCTGTGAAAAAAAGACTAAGGCCGGTAAGGATGGCCAGGCAATTCCTTAATTTTCTTTTCATAAAGCGCACCTCCTCCCAACTGCTTCCCTTGTGTGTCCTGTCCCGCATGGGCGGTACTGCGCCTTATAAGGCGCAGCACCGTTTTCCCGTTATCTGCGAACTATGGAGTTACATTACTCATGGCGCTGTTCATCCAGTTAGACATAGCATCCATACCAATCTTCAATACCACAATGAGTACAAATATCAGCACAAACCCTATAATTGCGTTTTTCAGGCTGTTCTTGGCCTTTTCCCTGTCCTGGGGCTCCTCGGCCTTTGCCAGCTTTGCTCCAAGAAAAATGCAATAAATCGCTCCCAGCGCCCCTACGATTCCAAGGGCGGGAGTAAGAGCCATGTTAAGCAGTTCAACTACGGGTTTGGATACCTGCTCAAAAGGGTTTCCTCCTGTTGAATTTAATAACATTACCGGTACATTCATATCATATCCTCCTGCATATTTTTTTCATTCCATCCATTAAAATGGATCTATTATAAAAACCTGGGGTGCCTGCGCTGATAGAAAAACCATCCGGCTGCAGCTCCCACCCCTAAAATGGTTATTATAATTGTCTTTGGCGAGGGCGGCCGGAGCCGCTCTGCAATTCTTATCTGGTAATACCGTTCATTTCCCGCCCTGTCCCAGAGACGGAACTGGTAAAGTCCGGCCAGCTCCAGCCGTTTTATGGGGATGGGCGCCATCCTTCCGTTATAATACATTTCCAGAGATGTCATGTCCTCTGTAAGCTCCAGGAAGACCGTATCCTTCATCTCCTTTTTGTCCGGAACAGGAGAAATTGTAAAAAGGGGCGCCTGGGTATCCCGTTTAAAGGAAATGTCATAGAAGAGCCCTCCGTTTTCCTGGGCGAATCTCACCTTATAGCGCCCATCCCCATGCAGAAAATGCCATCGGGGATTATCGGGTAAAATACCCCTTCCGTCCAGTTCCATCTTCTCTATGGCAAAGCCCTCCGGGGCCTTCAGCAGATTCAGCAAAGACACCTCCCGGGGCAGGATGGTAAACCGGAAGTTTACCTCCAAAAGTCTGCTTCCTCCCTCTGAAGAAGTGGGTAGAATCACCATCCGGATGTGGTACTTCCCAGGCTGGCTGTAGATACCATCCCTGGAAGTTTCGATGCCGGAGCCATTACGCAGGACAGTGAGGATGGCATTCTCCACAGGCTTAAATGTCACCGGATCCGTTACAGTCATTCCCTGGGGCACACTGGCGGAAAACCGGCTGCCATCGGGCAACGTATAATCCAGGAGCCCTTCTGTCTTTGACACAAGGAAGTTCATGGGCGGATCCACTACCTTCTCCATCCCTGCTGCTTCCTCAGGCAGTAAGGTAGGGACTTCCATTCCCAGAGCCTCCAGCAGCCGTTCCAGTTCCTGACTGCCTTCTCCGTAGGGACTTTCCGGTTCTCCTTCCACCTGGTAGGAAAACATGCTCTCCTGCGCCTCTTTGTCCAGTTCTCTAGCCTCACCGCCGGCGCCGTATCCCTGGTCTGTCTGACCGGCAAAAGATCTGTCCGCCGAGCCCCACAGCGTCAGGCCGGCGGCCAGCAGAGCCATGGCGGCCAAAAGGAGCGGACTTCTGATTCGTTTCATCCTATCACCCCCCTTTGGGGCCAATGGACGGGCTGGGGGAAGGCTTTGACACCTCCCTTTTCCTCCCGGGAGACATATCCCGGCTTCCCGCTTCCCTTCTGCGGGAAGCAGAAGCCTCCTCCCTCTCCAGCTGTTCAAAGGTAACAGGTTTTCTGTGCTGTCCCTCCGCCATGGCGCCCCTTTTTATTTCACCTGTATCATGAAGCCTTCCTGCTGCAAAATCCTCCTTCTGCTGCCGCAGCTCCTCCAATTCAATCTCCCATTTGACCCTGTTCTTGGGGCTGTCAAAATATGCCATTTTTTCCTCCATTACTCCGTCAGCTTATCAGTAATGCCCTGGTTCGCAAGTCCCAGAAGCCGGTACTGCAGCTCACCCGTATAAAAGGTATAGGTTTCCGGCCAAAGGCCGGGCAGTTCCTGAATCTGGATGCCTTCTGCCGCCATAAACTCCCTGGCTTCCGTCTCGCCGCACACATAAGCTGTGATGTCCCCCTTCGCAAGCCCGCTGACGGCATCCCCTGTCTCCACCTCCTTAAGCTCAATTCCGCTTAAGGTATTAAGCTGCCGCAGCACCGCAGGCCCCGTGTTTACGGAATAACCCACAATGCCGTCTGCCAGCGCTCCCCAGGAGTCCAGAACCGTGCCGTCTGCCACTGCCAGATAAGAGGCCCTTCGTCCATAAGCCAGGGAATATCCTTCGTCCTGACGTCCGGGAAGCACAGGGACTCCCACCGCCACGTGGGCCCTTCCCTGTTTCACTGCCGGGACAAGATCCTGCTCTTTTACCCGCTCAATCCGGAGGGTGACACCTATATCTGAGGCCATTTCCTCCAGAACCTGCTGCTCCAGCTCCCTGGCATACGCCTGATCCCAGGCAGACCGCTCCCCTTCCTCAGGCACGGCTGCCACAAGTCTTCCCTGGGCTTTAATCTCATCCACCCTGTCTTTATCCCCGCAGCCGGAAAGGCCCGGGAGTATCCACAGGAGAACCGCGGCAACGGTTATTTTCCTCACTATGCCCTTCATAAAAGCTGCAATCCTTTCCTCATAGCTGTAATCTTCCCGCCTATATGCCAAACAGCCGCTCAATATCCTTAGGTGTTTCAATATCAATGCTGCTACGTTCCGACGGAGAGGTAACCACGAACGCCCGGCCCCGGCCGTTGTTGATGATTTCATCCTGCTCGCTTTCATTGATGGCTCCCGCCTTCTCATAAAGCCTGCACAGGTCATGCATATCGTTAGGCGACAGGGGGAAAATAAAGGAATACTGGCAGGCGTTGATGACAGCCGTAGATTTTCTCGCCAGTTCTTCTGTTCCCACAAAGTCCTTAATGTTCTGGGTAATGATAATCTGCATTCCGTTATACTTTCGGATACGCTTGGCCATCTGGTACATGAAATCCAGGGCCACGGGATACTTGCTGTCGATAAATACATGGGCCTCGTCGATAACGATTATAATTTTTCTGGAGGCGCCGTATCTTAAGTTGTAGTCTCTGTTCTTGATAATTTCATTATCCAGCCACTTTAAAACAAGAAGCATCTGGGCATTGGCTACGGTATTATTCTTGTTGGCCAGCAGGGACTGGAAGTTAAACACAATAAAATTTTCCTGGGTGCTTATGGAGGCTTCACCGTTCCACAGTCCCGCGTTTCTTCCTCCGGTGGCAAATTTGGATATGTAGTTCAGCAACACCGTCAGATTCTTCTTGCTGTAATCCCCGGTGGACATCTGAAAATCATTGAGTATCTTCTCATACAGATCGTCAAAGGTGGGGTAGTCCCCGGGTGTCAGCCCGCTTAAATCAGTCTCTGCGTCAATTCCCTTTGCCTCGTACATCCGGATGGTAATATTATTCAGGTACTCCAGCGCGTCCGCTTCAATTCCCGGCAGTATCTGCCGGTAAAACTCTTCCAGGAACTGCATGTGCATATTAAAGCTTACTTTGGCACCCGGAATCTGGTTCTCTTCCTCATCCCCGTCAAGTTCATCTTCCTCATCCGAGAGTCCGGTGATGATGTGGAAGGGATTCAGTCTTCCCTCGGTGGCGCTTCCCACGTCTATAATCTTTCCCTTAAGGGAACGGGCCAGCCCCAGATACTCGTTCTCCGGATCCAGTATGAATATTTTACTGTTCTCCGCGGCCAGGTTGGCCAGAATACTCTTGGTTGCATAGGATTTACCAGAACCGGACTTTCCAATCACCACCATATTGCTGTTGACCCGCTCCTTGTTCCTGGCAAAAAAGTCCAGGAATACAGGACGCCCTGCGCTCTTTCCCAGGCAGATCCCTTTCTTTTCCATCATTACCTTATACACGTATGGGAATGCCGCGGCCACAGAGCCGCTGTGGATTCCCCGCCCGTCCTTGGAAAATGCGTCGAAGGCGGATATATGGCCGGAAGCGTAGGCATCAAACTGCCGCATAAACATATCTGAGGATTTGAACCCCCATTCCGACAGTTCCCTGCGGATCTGACGCTTCATGCCGATTCCCTGGCCCGGGGGCCTGTATCCCGGTCCCAGCAGCTCCGGAGACGCCTCATAGTCATAGGCTGTGATGAAAATATTCACGTCCATTAGTATCTCGTTATCCCCCTGCAAAAGCGAAAGCACCTCAGCAAGGGTATCTATATGGCTGCCCAGCTCCATCAGACGGCTGGTTTTTCCAGTGCTGGCTCCCTGCTCCCGCAGTTCATCAATCGCCCTGTCAATCTGTTTAATTCCCTTATATCTGTCAATGGGCCTCATCTTCAGCGTTACACGCACATCAGGCCGGTTAAAAAGGGCATGGCCCCATGCATTGGGTACCACAATGGGATAATCGGTTACCCGCAGATTATGGGTTACAAGGCCGTCATAGGCAACCGTCCTGGATGTAACCGCCAGCTTATCCGGAAGAATCCAGTCCATGTACTGGTCCGGTGTCAGCTTCCACGCCTCCCGCTCGTCAAAGACTCCGCTGTAGTTGTATTTCAGGAATATAGCCAGCTCCTGCTCTTTGAGAATTCTGCATTCTATACCATGGGGACCTAAGGTATCCACCATGTTCTGTGCCTGCTCTGTGAGACGCCCCCTGTCCCGCCCGAAAAACACCATATAATGAAAGGGCAGATATACCGTCTCTTTATTATTAAACAGCTCCAGCTGGCTCATCCGGTCCTGTATAATCCCGATACGCACCGTCAGCTCCTCATCTGTCATCAGTCCGCGGATATAGGCTGCTTTTAAATCCTCCATCTTTTTTTCTTCGCCTTCGATAAAGCTGTCATAGAGCACCGGGCGGTCCAGCTTTACCATAGCGGCGGAATCTGTGTCATTGACTGTCCGAAGGATAGAACCATACACCTGGTCAATAAGCTGGTTCTGGCGCGGCTCCGTAAGGAATCTGAACTCAATGGAGGGAATCTCCACCACTACCCCCAGGTAAGAGGTTCCATATTCAATAAACATATCTGAGATGCCTGTAAACGGGGTCACCCCGGCTACAGGTATCTGCCCCTTTTTCTCCGGATGCTTTACAAACTCTTTATAGCTCATGGCATATCTGATTGCATAATACAGGCTCTTATATGCCTTCTCGTCATCCAGAGGGATAATGGAGGCTGAAAAGACAATAAATACAATCAGGGCGGCCATCCATCGCAAAGGCAGGTTGGACAGAAGCATAAAAAGGGTCAGGGTCACCCCTGCTGCCGCAATCACAATGTCCAGCAGTTCAATTCCCTTAAAAAATTCCATGGAAACCCTGGTTTTTTTTGGTATTATTCTCATTTTTTATCCCCTTTGCTTTTATCTGGATTGAGCCTTGTACCATTGGGCAGTTTGGGCTTCTCTGGATAGAAGGCGATTTGTCCCTTATTAATTCCGCTGCTTATAGGAGTTTTGTCAATCTTACAACCAAAGGTGCGCTCCAGACGCATTCTATCGGCAGGGTTAAAATACATTAAACTGTTTTTATCATCAGACTGGTGCTGAAGCCAATTTGTAA
Coding sequences within:
- a CDS encoding Mbov_0395 family pilin-like conjugal transfer protein, yielding MNVPVMLLNSTGGNPFEQVSKPVVELLNMALTPALGIVGALGAIYCIFLGAKLAKAEEPQDREKAKNSLKNAIIGFVLIFVLIVVLKIGMDAMSNWMNSAMSNVTP
- a CDS encoding VirB4 family type IV secretion system protein — protein: MRIIPKKTRVSMEFFKGIELLDIVIAAAGVTLTLFMLLSNLPLRWMAALIVFIVFSASIIPLDDEKAYKSLYYAIRYAMSYKEFVKHPEKKGQIPVAGVTPFTGISDMFIEYGTSYLGVVVEIPSIEFRFLTEPRQNQLIDQVYGSILRTVNDTDSAAMVKLDRPVLYDSFIEGEEKKMEDLKAAYIRGLMTDEELTVRIGIIQDRMSQLELFNNKETVYLPFHYMVFFGRDRGRLTEQAQNMVDTLGPHGIECRILKEQELAIFLKYNYSGVFDEREAWKLTPDQYMDWILPDKLAVTSRTVAYDGLVTHNLRVTDYPIVVPNAWGHALFNRPDVRVTLKMRPIDRYKGIKQIDRAIDELREQGASTGKTSRLMELGSHIDTLAEVLSLLQGDNEILMDVNIFITAYDYEASPELLGPGYRPPGQGIGMKRQIRRELSEWGFKSSDMFMRQFDAYASGHISAFDAFSKDGRGIHSGSVAAAFPYVYKVMMEKKGICLGKSAGRPVFLDFFARNKERVNSNMVVIGKSGSGKSYATKSILANLAAENSKIFILDPENEYLGLARSLKGKIIDVGSATEGRLNPFHIITGLSDEEDELDGDEEENQIPGAKVSFNMHMQFLEEFYRQILPGIEADALEYLNNITIRMYEAKGIDAETDLSGLTPGDYPTFDDLYEKILNDFQMSTGDYSKKNLTVLLNYISKFATGGRNAGLWNGEASISTQENFIVFNFQSLLANKNNTVANAQMLLVLKWLDNEIIKNRDYNLRYGASRKIIIVIDEAHVFIDSKYPVALDFMYQMAKRIRKYNGMQIIITQNIKDFVGTEELARKSTAVINACQYSFIFPLSPNDMHDLCRLYEKAGAINESEQDEIINNGRGRAFVVTSPSERSSIDIETPKDIERLFGI
- a CDS encoding transporter substrate-binding domain-containing protein yields the protein MKGIVRKITVAAVLLWILPGLSGCGDKDRVDEIKAQGRLVAAVPEEGERSAWDQAYARELEQQVLEEMASDIGVTLRIERVKEQDLVPAVKQGRAHVAVGVPVLPGRQDEGYSLAYGRRASYLAVADGTVLDSWGALADGIVGYSVNTGPAVLRQLNTLSGIELKEVETGDAVSGLAKGDITAYVCGETEAREFMAAEGIQIQELPGLWPETYTFYTGELQYRLLGLANQGITDKLTE
- a CDS encoding SpoIIE family protein phosphatase, with the protein product MDIDRLLALKEVRELFPADEKGKLPEGSCLLLSAMEELDFPPGRDIVTWGQAGEDGMYILMEGSAQVLDCHGEEINTLMGPGSIVGEMALIRDEPRGATVRAITRVRAARLSRVQFEEAAGSNRRLYGELLNVVYKKTTSLVREQARLHSELDIAARIQTGLLRRDFGGLEEQLGLRAWALMEPAKEVGGDFYDIFPAAPGKACIVIADVSGKGVPAALFMTMAKTHIKNYAMLDMPLEELAFRVNNRLCEDNPEEMFVTAFIGMLDTEQGILTFVNAGHNHPYVSSEQGPFHQAACHSDFVLGLWEDMKYREQKMELGKQGTIFLYTDGVTEAENPEEEMFGEQRLKAVLDRCAPEEDPKGIISRISMAVKDFSVKKGAVQTDDITMLCVRALCRKEGNER
- a CDS encoding ATP-binding protein, translating into MLEKQVPAGMEYMDGVLEALREYLEEVNCPKKTALHLEIALEELFTNIASYAYGGEPGPVRVYCGLEGGELVLEVEDKGISFNPLDREAPDLQLPLEERPVGGLGIYMVRQFADSVEYQYRDGCNILRLKICIRP